In the Piscinibacter sp. XHJ-5 genome, one interval contains:
- a CDS encoding response regulator transcription factor, which yields MIRVMLVDDHALVRMGFRMLLANAGIDVVAEAGDGEQACADYGRVKPDVVVMDLSMPGMGGLEAVRRLLAQDPKARVLALSAHEDTAHPRRVLRVGALGYLAKRCAPESLIAAVGAVARGERYVDPQTAQALAMAQIEGEASPADMLSEREFAVFIQLARGATVAQIADNLKLSPSTVGTHLYHVKQKLRAGNQSELTLVALRWGLIEA from the coding sequence ATGATCAGGGTCATGCTCGTGGACGACCATGCGCTGGTGCGCATGGGCTTTCGCATGCTGCTCGCCAATGCGGGCATCGACGTCGTCGCCGAGGCCGGCGACGGCGAGCAGGCGTGCGCCGACTATGGCCGCGTCAAGCCCGACGTGGTCGTCATGGACCTGTCGATGCCCGGCATGGGCGGCCTGGAGGCGGTGCGCCGGCTGCTTGCGCAGGATCCGAAGGCACGCGTGCTGGCACTGTCCGCGCACGAGGACACCGCCCACCCCCGGCGGGTGCTGCGCGTCGGCGCCTTGGGTTATCTCGCGAAGCGCTGTGCGCCCGAGTCGTTGATCGCCGCCGTCGGCGCCGTGGCGCGCGGCGAGCGCTACGTCGATCCGCAGACTGCGCAGGCGCTGGCGATGGCGCAGATCGAGGGCGAGGCCAGTCCGGCCGACATGCTCAGCGAGCGCGAGTTCGCCGTGTTCATCCAGCTCGCCCGCGGCGCGACGGTCGCGCAGATCGCCGACAACCTCAAGCTGTCGCCGAGCACGGTCGGCACGCACCTGTACCACGTGAAGCAGAAGCTGCGGGCGGGCAACCAGTCGGAGCTGACGCTGGTGGCGCTGCGCTGGGGGTTGATAGAGGCGTGA